In Oncorhynchus tshawytscha isolate Ot180627B unplaced genomic scaffold, Otsh_v2.0 Un_scaffold_4246_pilon_pilon, whole genome shotgun sequence, a genomic segment contains:
- the LOC121846175 gene encoding transmembrane protein 272-like, which yields MTGVAKTCHHCLSKMASNAYFMVGLLFFLAVPLTMAFVGVKSIDDCPVQPMIPLYLLVGGVIGSVKVTLLLYDITRMRSLISKSVVIGDDDADEYPWRQNANKYYVHVILSLFLFVWFLLGNYWVFSVFQPNFITPFHQPQDYCRKSLYLFAVFVLTLSHTVLLLLLCCGVCVHVCSQTSTRDDYGDSDED from the exons ATGACTGGTGTGGCGAAGACATGTCATCACTGTCTGTCTAAGATGGCCAGTAATG CCTACTTTATGGTGGGACTTCTGTTCTTTCTTGCCGTTCCTCTCACCATGGCGTTTGTAG GTGTGAAGTCTATAGACGACTGCCCTGTTCAGCCAATGATTCCTCTCTACCTGCTGGTGGGCGGGGTTATTGGCAGTGTAAAG GTCACGCTGCTCCTGTACGACATCACCCGCATGAGGTCGCTCATCTCCAAGTCGGTCGTCATCGGCGACGACGATGCCGACGAGTATCCATGGAGACAGAACGCAAACAAGTACTACGTGCACGTCATCCTCAGCCTGTTCCTGTTCGTCTGGTTCCTCCTGGGGAACTACTGGGTGTTCTCTGTGTTCCAGCCTAACTTCATCACACCCTTCCACCAGCCACAGGACTACTGCAGGAAGTCTCTGTACCTATTTGCTGTGTTTGTGTTGACGCTCAGCCACACCGTGCTGCTCCTGCTACTCTGCTGTGGGGTCTGTGTACACGTCTGCTCTCAGACCAGCACCAGGGACGACTACGGGGATAGTGATGAAGACTGa
- the LOC112239136 gene encoding glycerol kinase-like produces MNSRMAASSSRVMLGPLVAAIDQGTSSTRFLVFNAKTAELLSHHQVEINQSFPKEGWVEEDPKEILQSVYECMERTCEKLTQLNIDISNIKAIGVTNQRETTLVWDKETGEPLYNAIVWLDLRTQSTVERLINKTPGRNKNHLKHKTGLPISTYFSAVKLRWLMDNVDEVAEAVLTHRAMFGTVDSWLIWCLTGVLGKSGGVHCTDVTNASRTMLFNIHTLDWDPELCNYFDIPMEILPKVRSSSEIYGLMKSGSLSGIPISGCLGDQSAALVGQMCFQEGQAKNTYGTGCFLLRNTGAKPVMSDHGLLTTVAYKLGRDKPACYALEGSVAIAGAVVRWLKDNLGIIQTSTELEKLAASVGTSYGCYFVPAFSGLYAPYWEPSARGIICGLTQFTNKSHLAFAALEAVCFQTREILDAMNQDSGIPLTQLQVDGGMTSNRLLMQLQADILCIPVVKPSMPETTALGAAMAAGAAEGVSVWSLRPEDLSEVTSEKFEPQINPEESEFRYARWKKAVQRAMNWETTEPISNGNGETSIFSSVPLGFYILGSMLMLIGAKYIAGHK; encoded by the exons ATGAACAGTAGAATGGCTGCGTCTTCGAGCAGGGTAATGCTGGGGCCACTCGTTGCTGCCATTGACCAGGGTACGAGCTCGACGCGGTTCCTG GTGTTCAATGCTAAAACAGCCGAGCTCCTCAGTCACCACCAGGTTGAGATCAACCAGAGTTTTCCCAAGGAAGG GTGGGTGGAGGAGGATCCCAAAGAGATCCTGCAGTCTGTGTACGAGTGTATGGAGAGAACCTGTGAGAAACTCACCCAGCTCAATATTGACATCTCCAACATCaaag CCATTGGAGTGACCAATCAGAGAGAGACCACGTTGGTTTGGGACAAAGAGACAGGCGAGCCCCTCTACAATGCTATCG TGTGGCTGGACCTGCGGACCCAGTCGACCGTGGAGCGTCTGATCAACAAGACACCTGGGAGAAACAAGAACCATTTGAAG CACAAGACTGGTCTCCCAATCAGTACGTACTTCAGTGCTGTGAAGCTTCGCTGGCTGATGGATAATGTGGACGAGGTCGCTGAGGCAGTTCTGACACACAGAGCCATGTTCGGCACCGTCGACTCCTGGCTCATCTGG TGTCTGACAGGTGTCtt GGGGAAGAGTGGGGGAGTCCACTGCACAGACGTGACCAACGCCAGCAGGACCATGCTGTTTAACATCCACACCCTGGACTGGGACCCAGAGCTTTGCAA TTATTTTGATATTCCAATGGAGATTCTCCCAAAAGTGAGGAGTTCCTCAGAAATCTACGGCTTAATG AAATCGGGCTCTCTTAGTGGCATACCCATCTCAGGG TGTCTTGGGGACCAATCGGCTGCTCTTGTTGGACAGATGTGCTTTCAGGAAGGGCAGGCCAAAAACAC ATATGGAACTGGCTGCTTTCTACTCAGAAACACTGGAGCCAAG CCTGTCATGTCGGACCATGGCCTACTAACCACGGTGGCCTACAAACTAGGTCGAGACAAACCTGCCTGCTACGCGCTAGAG GGCTCAGTGGCCATAGCGGGGGCTGTGGTTCGCTGGCTGAAGGACAACCTGGGGATCATTCAGACTTCCACAGAGCTGG AGAAACTGGCAGCTTCAGTGGGCACGTCGTACGGTTGTTACTTTGTCCCGGCGTTCTCTGGTCTGTACGCTCCCTACTGGGAGCCCAGTGCACGAGG GATAATCTGTGGTCTGACTCAGTTCACTAACAAGAGTCACCTGGCCTTCGCTGCATTGGAAGCTGTCTGTTTCCAGACTCGAGAGATCCTGGATGCGATGAACCAGGACAGTGGCATCCCTCTGACCCAGCTCCAGGTGGACGGGGGCATGACCTCCAACAGACTACTGATGCAGCTGCAAGCTGATATACTCTGCATCCCCGTTG TGAAGCCCTCCATGCCTGAGACCACTGCCCTGGGGGCGGCCATGGCTGCGGGGGCAGCAGAGGGGGTCAGTGTCTGGAGCCTGCGTCCTGAGGACCTCAGTGAGGTCACCTCTGAGAAGTTTGAGCCACAAATCAACCCTGAAG AGAGTGAGTTTCGATATGCTCGCTGGAAGAAGGCCGTACAGAGAGCCATGAACTGGGAAACCACTGAACCCATCTCTAATGGAAATG GTGAAACTAGTATCTTCAGTAGTGTCCCACTGGGCTTTTACATTCTGGGTAGCATGTTAATGTTAATTGGAGCAAAATACATCGCAG GCCACAAGTAG